The Chionomys nivalis chromosome 20, mChiNiv1.1, whole genome shotgun sequence genome includes a region encoding these proteins:
- the LOC130863208 gene encoding olfactory receptor 5V1-like: MEGKNQTAPSEFIILGFSNLNKLQFSLFTIFFMTYICTLRGNIFIILVTMADSHLHTPMYYFLQNLAFIDICYTTTNVPQMMVHLLSEKKTISYGGCVVQLFAFIFFVGSECLLLAAMAYDRYIAICKSLRYSFIMDKALCSWLAASCWTGGFLNSVVHTVLTFHLPFCGNNQINYFFCGIPPLLILSCGDTSINELALLSIGIFIGWTPFLCIILSYLSIISNILRIQSSEGRHKAFSTCASHLLIVLLYYGSVIFTYVRPISSYSLEKDRLISVLHSVVTPMLNTVIYTLRNKDIKEAVKTIARKWQPPIFSSDM, from the coding sequence atggaaggaaagaatcaaacaGCTCCATCTGAATTCATCATCTTGGGGTTCTCTAACCTGAATAAATTGCAGTTTTCACTCTTCACCATCTTCTTTATGACTTACATATGCACTTTAAGAGGGAATATTTTTATCATCTTGGTGACCATGGCTGATTCCCACCTACATACACCCATGTATTATTTTCTGCAAAACCTTGCCTTTATTGACATCTGCTACACCACTACTAATGTCCCCCAGATGATGGTGCATCTTTTGtcagagaagaaaacaatttccTACGGAGGCTGTGTGGTCCAACtctttgccttcattttctttgtagGCTCAGAGTGTCTCCTCCTGGCAGCAATGGCATATGACCGATACATTGCTATCTGCAAGTCCTTAAGGTATTCATTTATCATGGACAAGGCTCTGTGCAGCTGGCTAGCAGCCTCATGCTGGACAGGTGGATTTCTCAACTCAGTGGTGCATACAGTTCTGACCTTCCACTTGCCCTTCTGTGGTAACAATCAGATCAATTATTTCTTCTGTGGCATCCCTCCTTTGCTGATCTTGTCTTGTGGGGATACTTCCATCAATGAACTGGCTTTGCTATCCATTGGGATCTTCATAGGTTGGACTCCCTTCCTCTGCATCATCCTTTCCTACCTTTCCATCATCTCCAACATCCTGAGGATACAGTCCTCTGAGGGGAGGCACAAAGCCTTTTctacctgtgcctcccacctgCTCATTGTTCTTCTCTACTATGGCAGTGTCATCTTCACATACGTGCGGCCCATCTCATCTTACTCACTGGAGAAAGACAGATTGATCTCAGTGCTGCATAGTGTTGTCACCCCCATGCTGAACACTGTAATCTATACACTGAGAAATAAGGATATCAAAGAGGCTGTGAAGACAATAGCGAGAAAATGGCAGCCACCCATCTTCTCTTCTGATATGTAA